The DNA region TATTGTATTTATGGGGCGAATTAACTCGAAAAATTTTTACTCTTTAAAGCTGTTAAAAACAAAAAAAGTCGTCCCTTTACCTAGCTCAGTTTCAAAGCAAATTTTACCATTATGTATTTCTGTAATTGTTTTTTAGAATTTCTAAGAGACTTAACGATAATTGTTCCATATATGGTTTTACAATTTTAATAATATCATCATACTCTCTTCTTTTTCTTTCATAGTCTTCTTTACTTAAAAACCTATTTTGGATTGTATCGATACTCAATCCATTGCTTTTGCATCTTTGATACCCCATTGGTGGAGTTAAGGCTAGTCCAGGTCCTGATATAGTATCATTGTTTCCTTCAATTTAATTCCCCCTAGTATAATATAGTCATAAAAAATATATAATTCTTAAAGGGATTTACTTAATTTACATTTTTTTATATATATAATTTTATCTAAGTTTAATTTAATATTTTTATTAATGAAGCTTGTTCTACATAAGAATTAAATTAATTTTAATTTACTTACTTATAGTTTACAATAAATAATTAGTCTAGATTATCTAACAAAGCATCTATCATGTCTCTCTTTCTTTTCAATTCTTTTCTTAATTCCTCATCACTAATCTTACTATTATCATCACTATCCCAGCCACATGTTATCAAATCTAAGATTAATGCTAAAAAAAATATTTCAAAAGCTACATCAATTTCTAAAGAGACTGAAGCCTTATTCTCTAATTCAATACCTATATAAGTTACTAATTCTTTATCACAGCCCATTTTCAATACACATCCTTTTTTATAATTTATTATAATTATCGTATAAATTACTGTATTATATGCTTAGTATTTATACTATGTGAGTATTAATATCTCATGATTAACTAATAAAAAAAGATAGAGATTACTGTATCAACCCCTATCTTTCATATCAATTTCAATTGCATACTAATAATCTAATAGACAAAGCTAAATACTTATAAATTGATCTGATAATTCAAGTTTCTCATTATATAAAGCTAAATTCCATTAGAAATCAATCTTATATGGAATTTTTCTGAATTAGCAGCTAATGTATCTATTATAATTTCTAAGTTCTCCCTAGAAAAGTATAAATACTTATAATAACAATATAGCTCTTAATTAATCAGCTGGATCTATAACTGCACATATACAATCTACTCTTATATATATCCGTCCACACTCATTTAATAACAAGGTTACAATTTCATCACTTACTGCCAAAACACAGCCTTCTAAATCGCAACAATTGCCACCTGCCCTTATAATTATAGTAACTGCTTCATTCTTTTTAGTTAATTTTTTTAAAACTTTCAAAAAAGGACTTCTAGAAGGTCTTCTTCTACCTAAACAAGCACTGTCTTTTTCTTCCATTGTTTCAATCTCTTGCGAAGACTCATTTTCTACGTTTCTAGCAAATTCAAACATTATTTCACTCCTTTCATTAATGGTATAATATAATATGTATCGAGATGGAAAATTGTTTCTTATTTAATAGTAATAATTAAGAAAAAATATTTTAACACTTTTTATAAAACAGCATATAATATATTTGTAGTTCTTTTGGAAGGAGGAGATAAAAATTAATAATAAAGATCGAAAGCAAAATAATTTATTATATCAGGATATGAGTCCTGAAAAACAAATTCTTATTATTTTCATCTATATTATAATATCTTTTTTGCAGGAACTAGGTGATTTAGCAAAAATAAACTCTAGAATTAAAAATCTTGAAAAAGAAATAAATATTAAACTAAAGAAGGAAGAAGTAAGAAAAGAAAAGATAAATAGAGATTATAAAAATAATAAAGTAAATACATATAAAGATCTTCTAGCAAAATACGCAAAAAACTTTGCATGTTTAAAACTTATAATTACAGCTAGTCAAAATAACAACACGTATAAAGGAGTCTTAATAAATTCAAATGACGACTATATAACATTGCTAGATATAAATTATAATGCCATTCATATACCATATAATAAAATTGTCTGTTTTCAAGAAATAGAAAATAAAAATCTTAATAAGATTAATAATAATAAAAAAGAAAAAAGAAATAATAATCAAGATATTATATCCCCGGATTTAATATACAATAGTCCGGATTTTGAAGTAAAAGAAATCAATAGTTTTTGTGGTAATACATCTAGCCTTATGAAAGAAAAATATTTAAAATTAGTTAAATAAAATCATATAATGATTTTTTTATTAAAATACCTCAAGCAAATAATCACGCTTGAGGTAATATTTTTTGTATCTAATAATACTCTTATCTCATTTTAAAAATGATACTTAAGCAATTAAAACTCAAATATTATTAGAATTTCTAATGTTAATAATAATTATATATTTACTTTACGCAGGTGCTTCAGCATTGTTATTAGCAGGATCAATTACTGCACAAATACATTCTAGAGGAATATAAGTTCTCTGGCAAGTATCGTTAACAGCAGTTATTAATACTACATAGGAGTTTTCTACAACTTCAGCAATACATCCTGTATGACTACAACAATTTTCTCCACTTCTAATTATTATTGTTACTGCACGATTACATTTTGCTATTCTTCTTAATAATTTTAAGAATTCAGGCATTTCATAACCTCCTTTACATTATATATTACTATAATATTATTTGAGGCTATAATATGTGATAAGTAAACAAGAAGACTTTTTACAAAAATATTATATTAATCATGAAAAAACTATTTAGCTATTTGTAAATTACTTAACATTTATCTTAAAAATATATAGTATTATATAAATAAAGCAAACATACCCGCGAGGGGTATTCGGAAAGGAGAAAAAAACATGTTATCATTATATTCAATTGCTGGACTTGCCTTAATAGCATCATTCATATTTGACAGAGAAAAAACAATAAAGGGATTAAAAATCGGATGGAAAAAATTTAATAAAATTCTGGGGACTTATCTAAAACTCTTAATAATATTATCTTTCTTACTCTTAATATCAGATGATATTATTATCAGATATTTAGGTGGAAATGTACCATTTCTAGGCCTTATTACTGCATTAATCGCTGGATCAATTACGATGATGCCAGGTTTTATTGCCTATCCATTGGCAGGAATCCTTATCAATAGAGGAGTAAATTACATGGTAGTAGCAGCCTTTATTACAACTTTGATGTTGGTAGGTGTAGCCACATATCCTGTTGAAAAAGAGTATATGGGGATAAAAGCTACTGTCTGGAGAAATATTGCAGCATTTCTAATATCACTGGTTATAGCTATTGTTACAGGAATATTTTATGGGGAGGTATTTTAGATGAAAAAAAATAAAAACAATAAAAGAAATTATATTATATTTACAGTCTTTATATCACTGATATTAGTATCATATTTAAGCAACTTTTCTTTTGGTAAAAAAGTAGGGGAAAACTTCTGGATTTTTGCTATTGATATGATTAAGATTCTTCCACCTGCTTTTTTATTAATCGGCTTGTTTGATGTATGGGTAAGTAAAGAAACTATTCAAAGAAGTTTTGGCAAAAGTTCTGGATTCAAAAAATATATTTATTCAATTTTACTAGCGGCTACAACAGTAGGTGGAACCTTTGTGGCATTTCCAGTAGCCAACTCCCTATATCACAAAGGGGCAAATTATAGCTCAATCTTTACCTATATCACCTCTGCTTCTATTCTCATGATACCAATGACAATTATGGAAGCTTCCATCCTAGGCCTAAGATTTACTATAATAAGAGTGGGTGTCTCTATACCTTTAGTAATAATATCTTCTATTCTCTTAAACAATTACTTTACAAAAAATAATTATCAATTACCAGTAGCAAAATAAGAGTATGAAATTATTCAGCCACTTCTTAAAAGATAAATAAAGAATTCAAATGAAGAGAATACACAGACTAGTATTCTCTTTTTTAACTAAGCTCCTTTTTTCTTTTTAACCATTTAGGAATCAAAGAAACTAATACAAATAAAACTACAGCAATACCTAAATATATGAAAGTCAAAGTAATATCTCCTTCTCCTCTGACGATAGAAGCAGCTGCAAGTATATATGCTATAATAGTTGGTAATTTGAAAAGCCAAGAAAATATTGAAAAAGTAAGCAAGTTGATATTAGTTAAACCATAAGCATAATTCTGAATATTATATGGAAAGACAGGAAG from Halanaerobiaceae bacterium ANBcell28 includes:
- a CDS encoding permease, yielding MKKNKNNKRNYIIFTVFISLILVSYLSNFSFGKKVGENFWIFAIDMIKILPPAFLLIGLFDVWVSKETIQRSFGKSSGFKKYIYSILLAATTVGGTFVAFPVANSLYHKGANYSSIFTYITSASILMIPMTIMEASILGLRFTIIRVGVSIPLVIISSILLNNYFTKNNYQLPVAK